A window of the Lactuca sativa cultivar Salinas chromosome 5, Lsat_Salinas_v11, whole genome shotgun sequence genome harbors these coding sequences:
- the LOC111904795 gene encoding isoleucine--tRNA ligase, cytoplasmic → MNKEQMDASGDGDVKVVLDFCPDDSLSKAGFADEVVKCIQELREISELEPTYPVEVYFKSLDDDTSASAKNLKSQEAYIKEAICSPLLDSTLIPEHAVVIAEKTYRNISNCDFEITLTRQTLTFNDKAILDLYSGNAKYANALKVYLLSRDHFNLKTEFLVGINQIKVDCIEGLPDVDVVLGEQVFLTVGDYYSQATNNNS, encoded by the exons ATGAACAAAGAGCAAATGGATGCATCTGGTGATG GTGATGTAAAGGTAGTACTGGACTTTTGCCCTGATGACTCCTTGTCCAAAGCTGGTTTTGCAGATGAG gtggttAAATGTATCCAAGAGTTACGTGAAATATCTGAACTTGAACCCACCTACCCAGTGGAGGTCTACTTCAAGTCCTTGGATGATGACACGTCAGCATCTGCCAAAAATTTAAAATCTCAG GAAGCATACATCAAAGAGGCGATATGTTCTCCTTTACTAGACTCTACCCTCATTCCTGAACATGCT GTAGTGATTGCTGAGAAGACGTATCGCAACATTTCAAATTGTGATTTTGAGATCACTTTGACAAGACAAACATTAACATTTAACGATAAAGCAATCCTTGATTTATATTCAG GAAATGCGAAATATGCAAATGCATTGAAGGTGTATTTGTTGTCGAGGGACCACTTCAATCTCAAAACAGAATTTCTAGTGGGAATTAATCAG ATTAAAGTGGATTGCATTGAAGGTCTGCCTGATGTTGATGTTGTGTTGGGAGAGCAAGTGTTCTTAACAGTTGGGGATTATTACTCCCAAGCCACCAACAACAATTCTTGA